From a single Lactococcus allomyrinae genomic region:
- a CDS encoding aldose epimerase family protein encodes MIMISDISEKELPLLPGKSIREITLSNGHLTIVVHDFGARIHQIFAPDKYGTFENILLSKDNSETYIHDGGYYGVICGPVAGRIAEASYGEIKLDANEGKNTLHSGSKGWERQFWNYEVFKEKEKIGIKLTLRDGQSGFPGNISASVVYELEGSCLTVKMTGISEKDTVFNPAFHPYFNLTADKENILEHILQTSATKVVEVDEENIPTGNLVPVGDTVYDLRKPVSIRSILEKKPQGFDHCFVFPEQNTEKTLNLFEKKSGRKLTCITDRQAVVIYTATNPEQESTISGKKMTPNRGVAIEFQELPDMVHHPEWGTIELRLGEEKTFISTYTFSVEPE; translated from the coding sequence ATGATTATGATAAGTGATATTTCTGAAAAAGAGCTCCCGCTTTTACCAGGTAAGAGCATCCGTGAAATTACTCTTTCAAATGGGCATCTAACCATTGTCGTCCATGACTTTGGAGCGCGTATCCATCAGATTTTTGCGCCCGATAAGTATGGAACATTTGAAAATATTCTCCTTTCTAAAGACAATTCCGAAACATATATACATGATGGAGGATACTATGGAGTAATTTGTGGGCCAGTAGCTGGTAGGATTGCGGAAGCTAGTTATGGAGAGATTAAATTAGACGCAAATGAAGGAAAAAATACGCTTCATTCTGGCAGCAAAGGATGGGAAAGACAATTTTGGAATTATGAGGTGTTCAAAGAGAAAGAAAAAATAGGAATTAAGCTAACTTTGAGAGATGGCCAATCAGGCTTTCCAGGAAATATTTCTGCAAGTGTCGTATATGAGCTTGAAGGCTCATGTCTAACGGTAAAAATGACAGGAATATCAGAAAAAGATACGGTCTTCAATCCAGCTTTTCACCCATATTTTAATCTTACAGCTGACAAAGAAAATATTTTGGAACATATTTTACAAACCTCAGCGACAAAAGTAGTTGAAGTGGATGAAGAAAATATTCCAACGGGAAATCTAGTTCCTGTGGGAGATACGGTTTATGATTTGAGAAAACCAGTATCTATCAGGAGTATTTTAGAAAAAAAACCTCAGGGTTTTGATCACTGCTTCGTATTTCCAGAACAAAACACAGAGAAAACTCTAAATCTTTTCGAGAAAAAATCGGGAAGAAAGTTGACCTGTATAACGGATCGTCAGGCAGTAGTCATTTATACAGCTACCAATCCTGAACAAGAATCAACAATATCGGGAAAGAAGATGACACCTAATCGAGGAGTTGCTATTGAATTCCAAGAATTACCTGACATGGTGCATCATCCTGAATGGGGAACGATAGAACTTAGATTAGGTGAGGAAAAGACCTTTATTTCAACTTATACATTTTCTGTTGAACCAGAGTAA
- a CDS encoding sugar porter family MFS transporter has protein sequence MRKLSPTFIYFFGALGGLLFGYDTGVISGALLFIEKESWHVSSWAWMEGWITAAVLMGAVIGAIVIGPMSDRFGRKRLLLLSAIIFFIGALGSGLSNSAELLIISRVILGMAVGSASALVPTYLSELSPAEIRGGVSTMFQLMIMTGILLAYISNYALQGVAGNWHWMLGLATIPAALLFIGGLFLPESPRFLVRHDDEKGARDILKMINDNPDSIDAEISDIQLMASEEKQGGLQELFGKMSRPVLIMAIGLAVFQQVMGCNTVLYFAPSIFVSVGFGASAALLAHIGIGIFNVIVTYIAMKVMDKVNRRWMLNFGAWGMGISLVLMSVGMILAENAHIGFGKYLAVIALTVYIAFFSATWGPVMWVMIGESFPLKIRGLGNSFGAAVNWAANWVVSLTFLPLLSFFGTGKIFLLYAACCFLSIWFTSKKVIETRGKTLEQIEAELLHRVHHLNG, from the coding sequence ATGAGAAAACTTTCTCCCACTTTCATCTATTTTTTTGGAGCTTTAGGTGGGCTATTATTTGGATATGATACGGGTGTTATATCTGGTGCATTACTTTTCATTGAAAAAGAGAGTTGGCATGTTAGTAGTTGGGCTTGGATGGAAGGATGGATTACTGCAGCAGTTTTGATGGGGGCGGTAATTGGTGCTATTGTTATTGGACCAATGAGTGATAGGTTTGGACGTAAACGACTTTTGTTACTATCAGCAATCATATTTTTTATTGGAGCTTTAGGTTCTGGACTTTCTAATAGTGCAGAGCTACTCATCATTTCACGTGTTATTTTAGGTATGGCTGTTGGTTCAGCATCTGCATTAGTTCCCACTTATCTATCAGAACTTTCACCTGCAGAAATTCGTGGTGGAGTATCTACGATGTTCCAATTGATGATTATGACTGGAATTTTACTTGCTTACATTTCAAATTATGCTTTACAAGGAGTGGCAGGAAACTGGCATTGGATGCTTGGGCTTGCGACAATTCCTGCTGCCTTACTCTTTATTGGTGGGTTATTTTTACCTGAATCTCCACGATTTCTTGTACGTCATGATGATGAAAAGGGAGCGCGTGATATTTTAAAGATGATTAATGACAATCCTGATTCTATTGATGCCGAAATTTCTGATATACAGCTTATGGCTAGTGAAGAAAAACAAGGTGGGTTGCAAGAATTATTTGGGAAAATGTCACGTCCAGTGTTAATTATGGCGATTGGACTCGCTGTTTTCCAACAAGTGATGGGCTGTAATACTGTTTTATACTTCGCTCCATCAATCTTTGTTTCTGTTGGTTTTGGAGCAAGTGCAGCATTGCTTGCTCACATTGGTATTGGCATTTTTAACGTGATTGTCACCTATATTGCAATGAAAGTAATGGATAAAGTTAATCGTCGATGGATGTTGAATTTTGGGGCTTGGGGAATGGGAATTTCTCTTGTGCTGATGTCTGTTGGAATGATTTTGGCTGAAAATGCACATATTGGTTTTGGGAAATATTTGGCGGTTATTGCATTAACGGTTTATATTGCTTTCTTCTCGGCAACATGGGGCCCTGTAATGTGGGTGATGATTGGTGAAAGTTTCCCCCTAAAAATTCGTGGACTTGGAAACTCCTTTGGAGCTGCAGTTAACTGGGCTGCAAATTGGGTGGTTTCATTAACTTTTTTGCCTTTGCTTTCATTTTTTGGTACGGGTAAAATCTTCTTGCTTTATGCAGCTTGTTGTTTTCTATCAATCTGGTTTACGAGTAAGAAAGTTATCGAAACTCGCGGTAAGACATTGGAACAAATTGAAGCAGAACTACTTCATCGTGTCCATCATCTTAACGGATAA
- a CDS encoding aldo/keto reductase, with protein MNKNYGKKFVTLNNGIKMPILGFGSVLETDVSDFDAVYNSAWNKGYRLFDTASNYGNQIALGNWLQTLECNREEYWLTSKVAQDEQGYEQTLAAFQKTLKELQTDYLDLYLIHWPKEKTFFETWKAMEELYDEGLVRAIGVSNFEPNHIDRLLTRARIMPAVDQVETHPYFSNHVTHDYLKKLEIQPQAWSPLGHGGQELNDNKIIELAQKYHKSVGQIILRWLVQKGVTAIPKSTNFVRQEQNISIFDWSLTPIDEQAIDELQKGERVMGAPDENYTEDKW; from the coding sequence ATGAACAAAAATTATGGAAAAAAGTTTGTAACATTGAACAATGGAATAAAGATGCCAATCCTTGGGTTTGGTTCTGTTCTTGAAACAGATGTTTCTGATTTTGATGCTGTTTATAATAGCGCTTGGAATAAGGGGTATCGCCTTTTTGACACAGCATCAAACTATGGCAATCAGATTGCGCTTGGAAATTGGCTACAAACTTTAGAATGTAATCGTGAGGAATATTGGTTGACGAGTAAAGTCGCCCAAGATGAGCAAGGTTATGAACAAACATTGGCTGCATTTCAGAAAACACTCAAGGAATTACAGACGGATTATTTGGATTTATATTTGATTCATTGGCCAAAAGAAAAAACTTTTTTTGAAACATGGAAGGCAATGGAAGAACTCTATGATGAGGGGCTTGTAAGAGCGATAGGAGTGTCAAATTTTGAACCCAATCATATTGATCGTCTTTTAACACGAGCAAGAATTATGCCTGCAGTTGACCAAGTCGAAACGCATCCTTATTTTTCTAACCATGTTACTCATGATTATTTAAAAAAGTTAGAAATTCAACCTCAGGCATGGAGTCCTTTGGGTCATGGTGGTCAAGAACTAAATGATAATAAAATAATAGAATTAGCCCAAAAGTATCATAAGTCAGTTGGGCAGATTATTTTACGTTGGCTTGTTCAAAAAGGGGTTACTGCCATTCCAAAATCAACGAATTTTGTAAGGCAAGAACAAAATATTAGTATTTTTGATTGGTCATTGACACCAATAGATGAACAAGCCATTGACGAACTGCAAAAAGGAGAGCGAGTAATGGGTGCGCCAGATGAAAATTATACAGAAGATAAATGGTAA
- a CDS encoding carbohydrate ABC transporter permease, producing the protein MNKSSMSKALRTRRILIYIVFAILTIISVLPLIMMLINSTRSVVQINTGVSLIPGSSLIHNIEVLFQYGFNMARGVGNSFFVAAASTIISVYFSAMAAYALVAYDFKGKKLIYGAIVALIMIPSQVSMIGFYEFMIKLNLLDNFLPLILPGLAAPATVFFLVEYMSTVYNKDYADSARLDGAGELKIFHRVMLPMMKPGLATMAIFGFVFSWNNFLMPLILISKQSMYTLPMIVQTITAMGAGGHTVEWGAIYVGLSITVVPIIIVYLLLSRFIVGGGNAGGVKG; encoded by the coding sequence ATGAATAAGAGTAGTATGAGCAAAGCATTGAGGACAAGACGGATATTAATTTATATTGTATTTGCTATTTTGACGATAATCAGTGTCTTACCGTTAATCATGATGTTAATCAATTCAACACGTTCCGTTGTTCAAATCAATACTGGTGTATCATTGATTCCTGGAAGCTCGTTGATTCACAATATTGAAGTTTTGTTTCAATATGGATTTAATATGGCTCGAGGAGTAGGTAATTCCTTTTTTGTAGCGGCCGCATCGACTATTATTTCAGTCTATTTTTCTGCAATGGCGGCATATGCATTGGTAGCATATGATTTTAAAGGAAAAAAATTGATTTACGGTGCGATTGTTGCTCTAATCATGATTCCAAGTCAAGTTTCAATGATTGGATTCTACGAATTTATGATTAAATTAAACCTGTTGGATAACTTTCTACCCCTGATTTTACCAGGCTTAGCAGCACCAGCAACAGTATTTTTCCTCGTTGAATATATGTCAACCGTTTACAACAAAGACTATGCAGATTCAGCCCGTTTAGACGGAGCAGGAGAATTAAAAATATTTCACCGTGTCATGTTGCCAATGATGAAGCCAGGACTCGCTACAATGGCAATATTTGGGTTTGTCTTCTCATGGAATAACTTCTTGATGCCATTGATTTTAATTTCAAAACAAAGTATGTATACTTTGCCAATGATTGTTCAGACGATCACAGCGATGGGCGCAGGGGGACACACTGTAGAATGGGGTGCTATTTATGTCGGACTTTCTATCACAGTAGTTCCTATCATAATTGTCTATCTCCTATTATCAAGATTTATCGTTGGTGGCGGTAATGCTGGTGGTGTTAAAGGTTAA
- a CDS encoding MIP/aquaporin family protein, whose amino-acid sequence MHSVLIQCLGEFLGDFIIILFGNGVVASVSLNKTKAQGTGWLAIALGWGFAVLFAVMIGGVFSPAASFNPALTLAMAIIGKFSWNLVLPFILAQFLGAMVGQLFVWLFFYPHWAETKDSATILGCFSTGPAIKHTPSNIFGEAVGTAILLIGVLAFGQNKLVAGVSPMMVGWLIMAIGLSLGATTGYAINPARDWGPRIMHSILPIANKGKSGWNYALVPLVGPILGGALGALLYQGLLGLLH is encoded by the coding sequence ATGCATTCCGTTTTGATTCAATGTCTTGGTGAATTTCTTGGAGATTTTATCATTATCTTATTTGGCAATGGTGTAGTTGCTAGTGTTTCTTTAAACAAAACAAAGGCTCAGGGAACTGGTTGGCTTGCAATCGCTCTAGGTTGGGGCTTTGCAGTTCTATTTGCGGTAATGATTGGTGGTGTCTTCTCGCCTGCAGCATCATTTAACCCTGCTTTAACTCTTGCTATGGCGATAATTGGAAAATTCAGTTGGAATCTTGTTCTTCCATTCATCCTTGCTCAGTTTCTTGGAGCAATGGTAGGGCAACTTTTTGTCTGGCTTTTCTTCTATCCCCATTGGGCAGAAACTAAAGACTCAGCTACAATCCTTGGCTGTTTCTCTACTGGTCCTGCAATCAAACATACTCCATCTAACATCTTTGGAGAAGCAGTCGGAACAGCCATTCTCCTAATTGGAGTTCTTGCTTTTGGTCAAAATAAACTTGTGGCAGGTGTTTCACCAATGATGGTAGGATGGCTTATCATGGCAATCGGTCTTTCATTGGGGGCTACTACTGGATATGCCATCAATCCCGCACGTGATTGGGGACCTCGTATTATGCACAGCATACTCCCTATTGCAAACAAAGGAAAATCAGGTTGGAACTACGCTTTAGTTCCTCTAGTTGGTCCAATTCTCGGAGGTGCTCTTGGAGCACTACTCTACCAAGGTTTATTAGGATTACTCCATTGA
- a CDS encoding polysaccharide deacetylase family protein, whose protein sequence is MTKEIALTFDDGPWGLTTPRVLDELIAQKIPATFMIWGEHAKQYPELVKRAAAAKLFSFGNHTFSHHSLLEIDEEEIRKELEKTDHIVKELTGEVPKFIRPPFGDIDFNTLKIVNRPIICWSLDTESWNHHDVNQCLERATKAKDGDIILMHDYQEAEAEALPKIIDYLQKNDFIFKTIPDLLGHQLNEEPYIYYSRNKRDKIGFK, encoded by the coding sequence ATGACAAAAGAAATTGCCTTAACTTTTGATGATGGTCCTTGGGGGCTAACAACCCCAAGAGTACTAGATGAGTTAATCGCTCAAAAAATTCCAGCAACATTCATGATATGGGGCGAGCATGCTAAGCAATATCCAGAACTTGTAAAACGAGCAGCAGCAGCCAAACTATTTTCTTTCGGTAATCATACCTTTTCCCATCATTCCTTACTTGAAATTGATGAGGAAGAAATTAGGAAAGAACTAGAAAAAACAGACCATATCGTCAAAGAACTAACTGGAGAGGTTCCCAAGTTTATCCGACCACCTTTTGGTGATATAGACTTCAACACATTAAAAATAGTCAATCGACCTATTATTTGTTGGTCTTTAGACACAGAGTCATGGAATCATCATGATGTTAATCAGTGTTTAGAGCGTGCTACAAAAGCAAAGGATGGTGATATCATTCTCATGCACGATTATCAGGAAGCGGAAGCAGAGGCCTTACCTAAAATAATAGATTATTTACAAAAAAACGACTTTATTTTTAAAACGATTCCAGATTTATTAGGTCATCAACTCAACGAAGAACCATACATCTACTATTCTAGAAACAAAAGAGATAAAATTGGATTTAAATAA
- a CDS encoding sugar O-acetyltransferase: MVRKGNKVQRTLTDEEIERLSKISLFEKIENGDWYQFGKAPELQEIVKKSSQSIQKINDKSKESFEEARELLEDFLPHLSKTAEIYFPLTSVEYPERFYVGEESFINSGIQVISAGKVTIGNHCFIGPNCQLFTPNHHASNPKLRRQGWQYDAPITIGNDCWLGGTVIILPGVSIGDDVVIGAGSVVTKDVPSHCMVAGNPARILKRY, translated from the coding sequence ATGGTAAGAAAGGGGAATAAAGTGCAAAGAACACTTACTGATGAAGAAATTGAGCGATTGAGCAAGATATCCCTATTTGAAAAAATAGAAAATGGAGATTGGTATCAGTTTGGCAAAGCACCAGAATTGCAAGAAATTGTCAAAAAGAGCAGCCAAAGCATACAAAAAATAAATGATAAATCAAAAGAAAGTTTTGAAGAAGCAAGAGAGCTTCTCGAAGACTTTTTGCCTCATCTTTCTAAGACAGCCGAAATCTATTTTCCGTTGACGAGTGTAGAATATCCTGAGCGTTTTTATGTTGGAGAAGAAAGTTTTATTAACTCTGGAATACAAGTGATTAGTGCTGGAAAAGTGACGATAGGAAATCACTGTTTTATTGGTCCAAATTGTCAATTATTTACTCCTAATCATCATGCTAGTAATCCCAAATTAAGAAGACAAGGTTGGCAATATGATGCACCGATTACGATTGGGAATGATTGTTGGCTTGGAGGAACTGTGATTATCTTACCAGGGGTGTCAATTGGAGATGATGTTGTGATTGGTGCAGGAAGTGTAGTCACTAAAGATGTTCCCAGTCATTGCATGGTTGCTGGAAATCCAGCACGTATATTAAAAAGATACTGA
- a CDS encoding phosphoketolase, translated as MANYNSDEYLKNLDKWWRAATYLGAGMIFLKSNPLFSVTKTPIQAEDLKANPIGHWGTVSGQTFLYAHANRLINKYQQKMFYLGGPGHGGQAMVVPSYLDGSYTEAYPEITQDLEGMTRLYKRFSFPGGIGSHMTAQTPGSLHEGGELGYTLSHATGAILDQPDQIAFAVVGDGEAETGPLMAGWHSIKFINPKNDGALLPILDLNGFKISNPTLFARTSDVDIRKFFEGLGYSPRYIENDDIHDYMTYHKIAAEVFDKAIEDIHQIWSDAREHGRYQNGEIPAWPVIIARLPKGWGGPRFNDWSGPKFHGNGMPIEHSFRAHQVPLPLSSRNMQTLPEFEEWMTSYKPEELFNTDGTLKEELREFSPKGNMRMAANPVTNGGIDGSNLTLPDWKKFANDITAENRGKLLPVVNDNMDMNVLSKYFAEIVKLNPTRFRLFGPDETMSNRFWEMFKVTNRQWMQVIKNPNDESIAPEGRIIDSQLSEHQAEGFLEAYTLTGRTGVFASYESFLRVVDSMLTQYFKWIRQASDQKWRHDYPALNVISTSTVFQQDHNGYTHQDPGMLTHLAEKKSDFIRQYLPADGNTLLAVFNRAFQDRSKINHVVASKQPRQQWFTVEEAEKLATDGLAVIDWASTAKEGERVDLVFASAGAEPTIETLAALKLVNEIFPEVKFRYVNVVELGRLQKKNGLLNQERELSDEEFEKYFGPSGTPVIFGFHGYEDLIESIFYQRGHLGLKAHGYREDGDITTTYDMRVYSELDRFHQAIDAVQILYVERKVNQALAKAFIDRMKRTIAHHFEVTRNEGIDIPEFTDWVWKDLNCKE; from the coding sequence GTGGCAAATTATAATTCAGATGAGTATCTTAAAAATCTTGATAAATGGTGGAGAGCAGCAACCTATCTTGGTGCAGGAATGATTTTTTTGAAATCTAATCCACTTTTTTCAGTAACTAAAACACCGATTCAAGCAGAAGACTTGAAGGCCAATCCAATTGGTCACTGGGGAACTGTTTCAGGACAAACTTTCCTCTATGCCCATGCCAATCGTTTGATTAATAAATATCAACAGAAGATGTTTTATCTTGGAGGTCCTGGACATGGCGGGCAGGCGATGGTTGTTCCTTCATATCTTGATGGAAGTTATACAGAAGCTTATCCTGAAATCACACAAGATCTTGAAGGCATGACACGTTTGTACAAACGATTCTCATTTCCAGGTGGTATTGGCTCACATATGACGGCACAAACGCCAGGTTCATTACATGAAGGGGGAGAATTGGGATATACGCTTTCTCATGCGACGGGAGCAATCCTTGACCAACCTGACCAAATTGCTTTTGCTGTGGTTGGGGATGGGGAAGCAGAAACAGGTCCTCTGATGGCAGGTTGGCATTCTATCAAATTTATTAATCCTAAAAATGATGGCGCGCTTTTACCAATTTTGGACTTGAATGGTTTTAAAATTTCTAATCCAACGCTATTTGCTCGAACTTCTGATGTGGATATTCGTAAATTTTTTGAAGGACTAGGATATAGTCCGCGATATATCGAAAACGATGATATCCATGATTACATGACTTATCATAAAATTGCAGCGGAAGTATTTGATAAAGCGATAGAAGATATTCATCAGATCTGGTCAGATGCGCGTGAACATGGTCGCTATCAAAACGGAGAAATTCCAGCTTGGCCCGTTATTATTGCACGACTCCCGAAAGGTTGGGGCGGACCTCGTTTTAATGATTGGTCAGGTCCAAAATTCCACGGGAACGGTATGCCGATTGAACATAGTTTCCGTGCTCATCAAGTTCCATTGCCATTATCGAGTCGAAATATGCAGACTCTGCCAGAGTTTGAAGAGTGGATGACGTCTTATAAACCTGAAGAATTATTTAATACTGATGGAACCCTCAAAGAAGAATTACGTGAGTTTTCTCCGAAAGGGAATATGCGCATGGCAGCCAATCCTGTAACGAATGGTGGAATTGATGGTTCAAACTTGACGTTACCAGATTGGAAAAAGTTTGCAAATGATATTACAGCGGAAAATCGCGGTAAATTATTGCCAGTAGTCAATGACAATATGGATATGAATGTGCTGTCTAAGTATTTTGCCGAGATTGTGAAGCTCAATCCAACAAGATTCCGCCTGTTTGGCCCTGATGAAACGATGTCTAATCGTTTTTGGGAAATGTTTAAGGTGACCAATCGTCAATGGATGCAAGTCATCAAAAATCCTAATGATGAGTCCATTGCACCAGAGGGAAGGATTATTGATTCCCAATTATCAGAACACCAAGCAGAAGGATTTTTGGAAGCATATACTTTGACTGGTCGTACAGGAGTTTTTGCTTCGTATGAAAGTTTTCTGCGTGTAGTTGATTCTATGTTGACGCAGTACTTTAAATGGATTCGTCAGGCTTCTGATCAAAAATGGCGGCATGATTATCCAGCTTTAAATGTGATTTCAACTTCAACAGTTTTCCAACAAGACCATAATGGTTATACTCACCAAGATCCTGGTATGTTGACACATTTGGCGGAAAAGAAGTCTGATTTTATTCGTCAGTATTTACCAGCTGATGGAAATACTTTGCTGGCTGTGTTTAATCGTGCTTTTCAAGATAGGAGCAAAATCAATCATGTTGTTGCCTCAAAACAACCTCGCCAACAATGGTTCACAGTTGAAGAAGCGGAAAAATTAGCAACGGATGGTCTTGCCGTTATTGATTGGGCTTCGACGGCTAAAGAAGGGGAAAGGGTTGATTTGGTTTTTGCTTCTGCGGGTGCGGAGCCTACGATTGAAACCTTGGCAGCTTTGAAGCTGGTAAATGAAATTTTCCCAGAAGTGAAGTTCCGTTATGTCAATGTTGTTGAACTCGGGCGCTTACAGAAAAAGAATGGTTTACTTAATCAGGAGCGTGAACTTTCGGATGAAGAATTTGAAAAATACTTTGGTCCGTCAGGAACACCAGTTATTTTTGGATTTCATGGCTATGAAGATTTGATCGAATCAATTTTTTATCAAAGAGGGCATCTGGGATTGAAAGCGCATGGTTACCGCGAAGATGGTGATATCACTACGACGTATGATATGCGGGTTTATTCAGAACTGGATCGTTTTCATCAAGCGATTGATGCTGTCCAAATTCTGTATGTCGAACGCAAAGTCAATCAAGCATTGGCAAAGGCATTTATTGACCGAATGAAGCGAACAATTGCGCATCATTTCGAGGTAACGCGTAACGAAGGAATAGATATTCCAGAATTTACAGATTGGGTTTGGAAAGACTTGAATTGTAAAGAATAA
- a CDS encoding glycoside hydrolase family 43 protein → MAQIQNPVLPGFNADPSIIRVDDTYYIANSTFEWFPGVRLHESKDLAHWNLLPSPLSTTNLLDMKGNPSSGGIWAPDLSYSDGKFWLVYTDVKITEGAFKDMTNYLTTAVDIHGPWSEPIKLNGVGFDASLFHDEDGRKYLVQQTWDHREYHHPFDGITLTEFDVSTMKLRPETARTIYKGTHVKLVEGPHLYRVNGYYFLFVAQGGTIFTHQEVVARSKTLEANSFETEPGDPFITNFDTPDSYIQKQGHGGLVSTPEGEWYYASLCARPWNRENESSTDPRGWSTLGRETSIQKVEWDKEGWPRIVGGHGGTTFVEGPKDAIETKAPLHHSQHDDFENDTLDINWNTLRVPFSKKMGQVGNGKLTLVGQGSLANVHDLSLIARRWQTFYFDAETKIKFNPFSYQQMAGLTNYYNDRHWSFAFVTWNEIKGHVIEVGENNRGNYTSYLKDNAIKIPEGTEYVWLRTKVRKETYSYEYSFDGKEFIEIPVYLDAAVLSDDYVVQSYGGFFTGAFVGLAVVDYSGYDVQAEFDYFDYQELGDKLLKDGSYSWEASESRFD, encoded by the coding sequence ATGGCACAAATTCAAAATCCGGTTTTACCAGGGTTCAATGCGGATCCTTCAATCATTCGTGTAGATGATACGTACTACATCGCAAATTCAACTTTTGAGTGGTTTCCAGGCGTGCGTTTACACGAATCAAAAGATTTAGCACATTGGAACTTGCTTCCATCACCTCTATCGACCACAAACTTACTGGATATGAAAGGAAATCCATCATCAGGAGGAATCTGGGCACCAGATTTATCTTACTCTGATGGAAAATTTTGGTTGGTTTATACTGATGTAAAAATTACCGAGGGGGCTTTTAAGGATATGACAAATTATCTGACAACAGCAGTAGATATCCATGGTCCTTGGTCTGAACCAATTAAGCTTAATGGTGTAGGTTTTGATGCTTCACTTTTTCATGATGAAGATGGCAGAAAATATCTTGTCCAACAAACTTGGGATCACCGTGAATATCATCATCCCTTTGATGGAATTACATTGACAGAATTTGATGTATCAACGATGAAACTTCGTCCAGAAACAGCAAGAACAATCTATAAAGGAACTCACGTTAAGCTAGTTGAAGGTCCACACCTTTATAGAGTAAATGGTTATTATTTTCTTTTTGTTGCTCAAGGCGGGACAATATTTACTCACCAAGAAGTCGTTGCCAGATCTAAGACCTTAGAAGCAAACTCGTTTGAAACAGAGCCTGGAGATCCTTTTATTACCAATTTTGATACACCTGATTCATATATTCAAAAACAAGGACATGGTGGCTTAGTTTCAACACCTGAGGGAGAATGGTATTATGCTTCCCTTTGCGCTCGACCTTGGAATAGAGAAAATGAATCCAGCACGGATCCACGTGGCTGGTCAACATTAGGACGTGAAACTTCTATTCAAAAGGTTGAATGGGACAAAGAAGGTTGGCCTCGTATTGTCGGTGGACATGGCGGTACTACTTTTGTTGAAGGACCCAAAGATGCGATTGAGACAAAGGCTCCTCTTCATCACTCGCAACACGATGATTTTGAAAATGACACACTAGATATAAATTGGAATACTCTTCGTGTACCGTTTAGTAAAAAAATGGGTCAAGTGGGAAATGGTAAATTAACTCTAGTGGGTCAAGGATCACTTGCTAATGTTCATGACTTATCTTTAATTGCTCGTAGATGGCAAACTTTTTACTTTGATGCTGAAACCAAAATTAAATTTAACCCTTTCAGTTATCAACAAATGGCTGGTTTAACCAACTATTATAACGACCGTCATTGGAGTTTTGCTTTTGTGACATGGAATGAAATCAAAGGTCATGTCATCGAAGTTGGAGAAAATAATCGTGGCAATTATACATCGTATTTGAAAGATAATGCAATAAAAATTCCTGAAGGAACAGAGTATGTTTGGTTGCGAACAAAAGTTCGTAAAGAAACATATAGCTATGAATATTCGTTTGATGGCAAAGAATTTATAGAAATTCCAGTTTATTTGGACGCAGCCGTGTTGTCAGATGATTATGTGGTGCAGTCTTATGGTGGATTCTTCACGGGTGCTTTTGTAGGACTTGCTGTTGTTGATTATTCTGGATATGATGTTCAAGCTGAGTTTGATTATTTTGATTATCAAGAACTAGGCGACAAACTTCTTAAGGATGGTTCGTACAGCTGGGAAGCTAGTGAATCTCGTTTTGATTAA